In the genome of Croceimicrobium hydrocarbonivorans, one region contains:
- a CDS encoding toll/interleukin-1 receptor domain-containing protein: MGIYSSAELKSIATKKQRLFEKKMFSARDVPVTTKFDIFLSHSFLDKMEVQGLYQELTDFGYSVYVDWIVDPHLDRTRITKKSATLVRDRMKNSKTLLLAISTNVAMSKWIPWELGYVDGNTNKCAIIPVSKEGTPPKSFKGSEYLILYPFIKKNTPERHQRR, translated from the coding sequence ATGGGTATTTACAGTAGTGCAGAACTAAAAAGTATTGCAACAAAAAAACAGAGGTTATTTGAAAAAAAAATGTTTAGCGCTAGGGATGTTCCAGTAACAACAAAATTTGACATTTTTTTATCCCATAGTTTTCTAGACAAAATGGAAGTTCAAGGACTTTATCAGGAGTTGACAGATTTTGGATACTCTGTTTATGTTGATTGGATAGTGGATCCTCACCTTGATAGGACCAGGATTACTAAAAAATCTGCAACTCTTGTAAGAGATAGGATGAAAAATTCCAAAACGCTTCTTCTTGCTATTTCTACAAATGTCGCAATGTCTAAATGGATTCCTTGGGAACTGGGGTATGTAGATGGTAATACAAATAAATGTGCAATCATACCTGTATCAAAGGAAGGTACTCCTCCAAAGTCATTCAAAGGTTCGGAATATCTTATTCTATACCCATTTATAAAAAAAAATACCCCTGAAAGGCACCAACGAAGATAA
- a CDS encoding caspase family protein, whose protein sequence is MRKALVIGINNYSTAELYGCINDASAFGNTLETNGDGSPNFDVRLLTDVPTKGELKGHIKELFAGDCETALFYFSGHGFFDDTGGGIIVTPDFKANDEGISMDEILNIANESKAKNRVIILDCCHSGAFGTPKLGGNQNAQIGEGVSILTASKEDEPSMEVNGHGVFTNLLLDALQGGAADLRGHITPGSIYSYIDQALGPWDQRPVFKTNITRFTSLRTVSPQVSPEILRRLNQYFTSPEEQFQLDPSFEFTNDPAIEHEFAEPYANENNVVVFKDLQKLASVGLVVPVDEQHMYFAAMHSKTCRLTALGYHYWRLVKDKRI, encoded by the coding sequence ATGAGAAAAGCACTTGTAATAGGAATAAACAACTACTCTACAGCCGAATTGTATGGGTGTATCAATGATGCTTCTGCTTTTGGAAATACATTGGAAACTAATGGAGATGGCTCTCCAAATTTTGATGTTCGTCTACTAACTGATGTTCCAACAAAAGGAGAATTAAAAGGACACATCAAAGAACTATTCGCTGGAGATTGTGAAACGGCTTTATTCTATTTCTCTGGTCATGGATTTTTTGATGATACTGGAGGTGGAATAATCGTAACTCCTGACTTTAAAGCAAATGATGAAGGAATTTCAATGGATGAAATCTTGAATATTGCAAATGAATCAAAAGCCAAAAACCGTGTTATAATTCTTGACTGTTGCCATTCAGGAGCATTCGGCACACCCAAATTAGGTGGTAATCAAAACGCTCAAATCGGAGAAGGGGTCTCAATTCTCACAGCGAGTAAGGAAGACGAGCCTTCTATGGAAGTTAACGGACACGGTGTTTTCACAAATCTTTTGTTGGATGCATTGCAAGGCGGAGCAGCAGATTTGAGAGGTCATATTACACCAGGTAGCATATACTCCTACATTGACCAAGCTTTGGGTCCATGGGATCAAAGACCGGTATTTAAAACAAACATCACCCGCTTTACATCATTAAGAACAGTATCACCCCAAGTTTCGCCAGAAATTCTTAGAAGATTAAATCAATACTTTACATCGCCTGAAGAACAGTTTCAGCTTGATCCATCATTTGAGTTCACTAATGACCCTGCTATTGAACATGAGTTTGCAGAACCTTATGCAAATGAGAATAATGTTGTTGTCTTTAAGGATCTACAAAAGCTAGCAAGTGTTGGATTAGTTGTTCCAGTTGATGAACAACATATGTATTTCGCAGCAATGCATTCAAAAACATGCCGACTCACAGCACTGGGTTATCACTATTGGCGACTAGTAAAAGACAAAAGAATTTAA
- a CDS encoding TIR domain-containing protein — protein sequence MAEKKVVFIAFAIEDERQRDFLKGQSLNTKSPFEYIDMSVKKAYDSEWKEKVRTRIKRSDGVIALVSKNSLTSSGQKWEIQCAREEGKKVRGIWAYTDDRTNLEGVYTRVWTWDNIKEFIDSL from the coding sequence ATGGCAGAAAAAAAAGTAGTTTTTATAGCATTTGCAATTGAAGACGAAAGACAGAGAGACTTTCTAAAAGGTCAATCCCTTAACACTAAATCACCTTTTGAGTACATTGATATGTCTGTAAAAAAGGCTTACGACTCAGAATGGAAAGAAAAAGTAAGAACAAGAATTAAACGTTCTGATGGAGTGATTGCTTTGGTGAGCAAGAATTCATTGACATCAAGTGGCCAGAAATGGGAAATTCAATGCGCAAGAGAAGAAGGTAAAAAAGTTAGAGGAATTTGGGCTTACACAGACGACAGAACAAACCTCGAAGGAGTTTACACAAGAGTTTGGACCTGGGACAATATCAAGGAATTTATTGATTCACTTTAA
- a CDS encoding lycopene cyclase family protein, translated as MKEEYDIALIGGGASGLSLLYAMHLQGILDQYSVLLIEPDAKNTNDRTWCFWTDEQDAAWQMFGSSVSKSWSQLDSAFPQRQNMAPYRYVQIRSKDFYRFVKDALQSYPNLDFYNGKLSKLSNQRPFELKLDGDLSTYAHLVFDSRPPTLNDPDLIWQSFVGYRIKAPLAQFETEVCRLMDFEVQQSEGLQFMYFLPTSETEALIELTRFGEAILSEAEAQPEIERYLQKMGISDFEIEEKEINKIPMTLSLNQKEKLHSLNKRYIPIGVRAGVVKASTGFAFKKIAQHSWAIAKALKEQGPIPQAGHGRQYWIYDELLLNLFQKKQSPILEIFKRLFRVHPIPRIFRFLDEESSWLDDLKILSRMPWRPFFWSIGRSLRRRVSILER; from the coding sequence TTGAAAGAAGAATATGACATCGCCCTGATTGGTGGCGGCGCTTCCGGCCTGAGCCTCCTGTATGCCATGCATTTGCAAGGCATATTAGATCAGTATTCAGTGCTGTTAATCGAGCCGGATGCTAAAAATACCAATGACCGTACTTGGTGCTTTTGGACCGATGAGCAGGATGCCGCCTGGCAGATGTTTGGTTCCTCGGTTTCTAAATCCTGGTCGCAATTAGACTCTGCCTTTCCCCAGCGGCAAAATATGGCCCCTTATCGCTATGTGCAGATCCGGAGCAAGGATTTCTACCGCTTTGTTAAGGATGCGCTGCAGTCTTATCCCAATCTGGATTTCTATAATGGGAAATTGAGCAAGCTCAGCAATCAGAGGCCTTTTGAGCTGAAATTGGATGGAGACCTAAGCACTTATGCCCATTTGGTTTTCGATAGTCGCCCTCCGACCTTAAACGACCCCGACCTGATTTGGCAAAGCTTTGTGGGCTATCGCATTAAAGCTCCTCTAGCTCAATTCGAAACGGAGGTTTGCCGACTAATGGATTTTGAAGTGCAACAAAGTGAAGGTTTGCAGTTTATGTATTTCCTTCCAACCTCCGAAACGGAAGCCCTAATTGAGCTCACCCGCTTTGGCGAAGCTATTTTAAGCGAAGCGGAAGCCCAGCCCGAAATTGAGCGCTACCTCCAAAAAATGGGCATTTCTGATTTCGAAATTGAAGAAAAGGAGATCAATAAAATCCCAATGACCCTAAGCTTAAACCAGAAAGAAAAGCTGCATTCTTTAAACAAGCGTTATATCCCCATCGGCGTAAGGGCCGGAGTGGTAAAAGCGTCTACCGGCTTTGCCTTTAAGAAAATCGCCCAACATTCCTGGGCCATTGCCAAAGCCTTGAAAGAACAAGGCCCTATACCCCAAGCGGGACACGGTAGGCAATACTGGATTTACGATGAACTCTTGCTCAACCTCTTTCAGAAAAAGCAAAGCCCCATTCTGGAGATCTTTAAACGCTTATTTAGAGTGCACCCCATCCCGCGCATCTTTCGCTTTTTGGATGAAGAAAGTTCTTGGTTAGACGACCTTAAGATACTTTCGCGTATGCCCTGGCGACCTTTCTTTTGGTCGATTGGGAGGAGTTTGAGGAGGAGGGTATCAATCTTGGAAAGGTGA
- a CDS encoding cryptochrome/photolyase family protein, which translates to MKKSLHLILGDCLFPDHSALLGNESPQSLLFIEDYGLCTHFRYHKHKLLFFLTAMRHHAHLLQAQHEVHYLKLVDDQNQIHPQSFTARLEQFLNDHPEFESIRCYEVDDRFFEEELKQWAHSYNRKLEFVPSPKFLFPLSDFKAYLQEHKKPFLKTYYQRQRLALKILLDADNQPIGGQWSYDAQNRKKLPSKAQTPPRLAFAESDTFKDVKNLVAEHFSEHPGKVQDFAWATTREEALAVLDQFLQEKLELFGPYEDAFEAQQKFLYHSTLSPYLNCGLLLPEEVLDAVLKQYQEQDSHMPSVEGFVRQLIGWREFVRGMYRNFDFEKNHFGLQRKLSPLWYEANTGIPPLDDALRKCQEEAYNHHIERLMIIGNTMLLCEIDPQEVYRWFMEMYIDSADWVMAANVFGMSQFADGGSFATKPYIAGSNYLRKMSHYAKGPWCDTMDGLYWRFIDQHRQTFAHNHRMSMMLGTLDRMEEARKKRIFKAAEDFIQKVSYLD; encoded by the coding sequence ATGAAGAAAAGCCTGCACCTTATTTTGGGCGATTGCCTTTTCCCCGATCATTCGGCATTACTAGGAAATGAAAGCCCGCAAAGCCTTCTCTTTATTGAGGATTATGGCCTCTGCACCCACTTTCGCTATCACAAGCATAAATTGCTTTTCTTCCTTACGGCGATGCGTCATCATGCGCATTTACTACAAGCCCAACATGAAGTGCACTATTTAAAATTAGTGGACGATCAAAATCAGATTCATCCGCAAAGCTTTACTGCCCGATTGGAGCAATTCCTGAACGATCATCCCGAATTTGAATCCATCCGCTGCTATGAGGTAGATGATCGCTTTTTTGAAGAAGAATTAAAGCAATGGGCCCATAGCTACAATCGGAAATTGGAATTTGTGCCTTCCCCTAAATTTCTCTTTCCCCTTTCCGACTTTAAGGCCTATCTGCAAGAGCATAAAAAGCCTTTTCTTAAGACCTATTATCAAAGGCAACGCCTGGCTCTAAAAATCCTCTTGGATGCAGATAATCAGCCCATCGGCGGACAATGGAGCTATGATGCCCAGAATCGCAAGAAACTCCCTTCTAAGGCCCAAACACCGCCGCGCCTGGCTTTCGCCGAATCCGATACCTTTAAAGATGTAAAAAACCTGGTGGCGGAACATTTCAGCGAACATCCCGGTAAGGTGCAAGACTTTGCCTGGGCCACTACACGGGAAGAAGCCCTGGCGGTGCTGGATCAATTTCTCCAAGAAAAACTGGAGCTCTTTGGTCCCTATGAAGATGCCTTCGAAGCCCAGCAAAAATTCCTCTACCACTCTACTTTGAGTCCTTATCTGAATTGCGGCCTTCTGCTGCCAGAAGAAGTTCTGGATGCGGTGTTAAAGCAGTATCAAGAGCAGGACTCTCATATGCCATCAGTGGAAGGTTTTGTACGGCAATTAATCGGTTGGCGCGAATTTGTGCGCGGGATGTATCGCAATTTCGATTTCGAGAAAAATCATTTTGGGCTGCAACGAAAGCTAAGCCCCTTATGGTATGAAGCGAATACCGGAATTCCTCCTTTGGATGATGCCCTGCGGAAATGCCAGGAGGAGGCTTACAATCACCATATCGAAAGGCTGATGATTATTGGCAATACTATGTTGCTCTGTGAGATTGATCCACAGGAAGTGTACCGCTGGTTTATGGAGATGTATATCGACAGTGCCGATTGGGTTATGGCGGCCAATGTTTTTGGGATGAGTCAGTTTGCGGATGGAGGTTCCTTTGCTACCAAACCTTATATCGCCGGCAGTAATTATTTGCGGAAGATGAGTCATTATGCCAAAGGACCTTGGTGCGATACCATGGATGGTCTCTATTGGCGCTTTATTGATCAACATCGGCAGACCTTTGCCCATAATCATCGCATGAGCATGATGCTCGGCACCTTGGATCGCATGGAGGAAGCGCGAAAAAAGCGCATCTTTAAGGCAGCAGAGGATTTTATCCAAAAAGTAAGCTATCTCGATTGA
- a CDS encoding DUF2256 domain-containing protein translates to MKKSELPEKICPVCERPFSWRKKWERNWEEVRYCSDACRKRKKAGRSN, encoded by the coding sequence ATGAAAAAAAGTGAGCTTCCGGAGAAAATTTGTCCGGTATGTGAAAGGCCTTTTAGCTGGCGAAAGAAATGGGAACGAAACTGGGAGGAGGTGCGCTATTGTTCGGATGCCTGCCGAAAACGAAAAAAAGCCGGACGGTCAAATTAA
- a CDS encoding alpha/beta hydrolase gives MQDLSLVYNFEKAKSNPESAPLVVMIHGYGSHENDLFGLKQYLGAGAHYLSLRAPITLGFGGFAWYPIHFDASGVKTSDTEAAAQSRDLVLHFIQEFQAQEGLESNPIWLMGFSQGAILSYGLALNHPKKFQRIMALSGYVLKEIVPDQYRPADLQHLDFFVSHGREDEVIPITAARMTVDFLEKLQIKHRYQEYNSGHGINPENLRDLQQWFQRGFK, from the coding sequence ATGCAAGACCTTAGCCTGGTTTACAATTTCGAGAAAGCTAAATCCAATCCCGAATCGGCGCCTTTGGTGGTGATGATTCACGGTTATGGCAGTCATGAAAACGATCTTTTTGGTCTTAAGCAGTATTTAGGTGCCGGGGCCCATTACCTAAGCTTGCGTGCTCCTATCACCTTGGGCTTTGGTGGGTTTGCCTGGTATCCCATTCACTTTGATGCCAGTGGAGTTAAAACCTCCGACACCGAAGCAGCGGCGCAAAGCCGTGATTTGGTGCTTCACTTTATTCAAGAATTTCAAGCTCAGGAAGGATTAGAGAGCAATCCCATTTGGCTGATGGGCTTTAGTCAGGGGGCTATTCTAAGCTATGGCCTTGCCCTCAATCATCCTAAAAAATTCCAGCGCATTATGGCCCTCAGTGGCTATGTTTTAAAGGAAATTGTGCCGGATCAGTATCGCCCGGCTGATCTACAGCATTTAGATTTCTTTGTTTCCCACGGACGGGAAGATGAAGTGATTCCTATCACTGCTGCCCGAATGACGGTAGACTTTTTGGAAAAGCTTCAGATCAAGCACCGTTATCAGGAATATAATTCCGGGCATGGGATAAATCCTGAAAATCTTCGGGACCTGCAGCAGTGGTTTCAGCGGGGATTTAAGTAG
- a CDS encoding NUDIX hydrolase — protein MNYCSHCGSDHFKRKIPADDQVKRIVCENCGTIHYENPRTIVGCLILNDKNEIMLCRRGIEPQLGLWNLPAGFLENDEAVDSGALREVFEETRAEVEIIKLHSIYNLLKAQQVYLFFRAKMLKDHYELTPESTEIQFFPADQIPWKEIAFSSNVHALEHWINIQNGASDELSIGTLKLH, from the coding sequence TTGAATTATTGTTCTCATTGTGGTAGCGATCATTTTAAGCGGAAAATCCCCGCCGATGATCAGGTTAAAAGAATAGTCTGCGAAAACTGCGGAACTATTCACTATGAGAACCCCCGAACCATTGTCGGCTGCCTTATCCTCAACGATAAAAATGAGATAATGCTTTGCCGTCGCGGCATAGAGCCCCAATTAGGCCTTTGGAATTTACCTGCTGGTTTTTTAGAAAATGATGAAGCGGTAGATAGCGGTGCTTTACGCGAAGTGTTTGAAGAAACCCGCGCTGAAGTAGAGATTATCAAACTGCACAGCATCTACAACCTTCTAAAAGCCCAGCAGGTTTATCTTTTCTTCCGGGCTAAAATGTTGAAGGATCATTATGAACTTACACCGGAAAGCACCGAAATTCAGTTCTTTCCCGCCGATCAAATTCCCTGGAAGGAGATTGCCTTTTCCAGCAATGTTCACGCCCTGGAGCATTGGATTAACATTCAAAATGGTGCGTCAGATGAACTCAGTATCGGCACCTTAAAACTGCACTAA
- a CDS encoding ABC1 kinase family protein, producing the protein MKEQDKIYSSRSQRTGKFLKTGAKLGANYLKHYSKKLVSGESDEAALQEKNASDIYDALSNLKGSALKVAQMLSMDQGILPQAYSQKFAQAQYSAPPLSYPLVVKTFQQYFGKGPNEIFDEFSRQSVAAASIGQVHRAKKGDLDLAVKVQYPGVAQSISSDLKMVKPVVGAMFNISQQEMAHYLSEVEGRLMEETDYHLELERATKIANACQHLEGLKFPKYYPEYSSERILSMDWMPGLHLDQFLKNNPSQELRNQLGQLIWDFYDFQIHQLREVHADPHPGNFLFNEDGSIGVIDFGCVKELPADFHDHYFQIMQPGIGAEKERFTALLFELNFLLPSDSPEEVSHFANIYAEILSLLGQPFYSASFDFADKTYFEKVYALSEIYQNDKMVRKAKAARGPKDAIYLNRTYFGIYNILHVLGAKVNTHSAVDELFTKI; encoded by the coding sequence ATGAAAGAACAGGATAAGATTTACAGCAGTCGCAGTCAAAGAACCGGTAAGTTCCTAAAAACCGGAGCCAAGCTGGGGGCCAATTATTTGAAGCATTACAGTAAGAAATTGGTTTCAGGCGAAAGCGATGAAGCCGCCCTCCAGGAGAAAAATGCCAGCGACATTTACGATGCCCTGAGTAATTTGAAAGGCTCCGCTTTAAAAGTGGCGCAGATGCTCAGCATGGACCAGGGAATTCTACCTCAGGCTTATTCCCAAAAATTTGCTCAGGCCCAATATTCGGCCCCACCGCTCTCCTATCCCTTGGTGGTGAAAACCTTCCAACAGTATTTTGGCAAAGGTCCTAATGAGATTTTCGATGAATTTTCACGACAAAGTGTGGCCGCCGCTAGCATTGGTCAGGTGCATCGCGCCAAAAAGGGCGATCTCGATTTAGCGGTAAAAGTGCAGTATCCCGGCGTGGCCCAAAGCATTTCCTCCGATCTTAAAATGGTGAAGCCGGTGGTTGGCGCTATGTTCAATATCAGTCAGCAGGAAATGGCGCATTACCTCTCCGAAGTGGAAGGCCGTCTGATGGAAGAAACCGATTACCATTTGGAATTGGAAAGGGCCACTAAGATTGCTAATGCCTGTCAGCACTTAGAAGGACTAAAATTCCCCAAATACTACCCTGAATATTCTTCAGAGCGCATTTTGAGCATGGATTGGATGCCCGGTTTACATCTGGATCAATTCCTCAAAAACAATCCCAGTCAGGAACTTCGTAATCAATTAGGTCAGCTTATTTGGGATTTTTACGATTTCCAGATTCATCAATTACGCGAGGTTCATGCCGATCCTCATCCGGGGAATTTCCTCTTTAATGAAGATGGCAGCATTGGCGTGATTGATTTCGGCTGTGTGAAGGAACTGCCTGCTGATTTCCATGATCACTATTTCCAAATCATGCAACCCGGAATTGGGGCCGAAAAAGAAAGGTTTACAGCACTGCTTTTTGAGCTCAATTTCTTGCTCCCATCGGATAGCCCGGAAGAAGTTTCCCATTTCGCGAACATTTATGCTGAAATTCTGTCTTTATTAGGACAGCCCTTTTACAGTGCAAGTTTCGACTTTGCTGATAAAACATACTTCGAAAAGGTTTATGCCTTGAGTGAGATTTATCAAAATGATAAAATGGTGCGCAAGGCCAAAGCGGCTCGCGGCCCAAAAGATGCCATTTATTTAAATCGTACTTATTTCGGGATATACAATATTCTCCATGTTTTAGGCGCTAAAGTGAATACGCACTCGGCTGTTGATGAATTATTCACCAAAATTTAG
- a CDS encoding TetR/AcrR family transcriptional regulator, producing the protein MTTESKTESQNDLKHRLIDQYKEYLLLHGQNPASVYAFCKELEISEADFYRYFSDFDQIAAHFWLSLFEENKGKLEQSEEWTSFSVREKLLSFYFSFFEALKSHRSYALLILKEVHIANPRGITELKEIKNAFKEWAKDLISEGQQKHEIASRSKLNDVYDDLFWLQFLFLLDFWRKDRSPSFESSDEAIEKSVNLSFDLIEKNALDSAFDFGKFIFQNR; encoded by the coding sequence ATGACTACAGAAAGTAAAACCGAATCTCAAAATGATCTCAAGCATCGCTTGATCGATCAGTACAAAGAGTACCTCCTGCTGCATGGCCAAAACCCGGCCAGCGTTTATGCCTTTTGCAAGGAACTGGAAATCTCCGAAGCCGACTTTTACCGCTATTTCAGCGACTTTGATCAAATTGCCGCACATTTCTGGCTTTCCCTTTTTGAGGAAAATAAAGGCAAATTAGAACAGAGCGAAGAATGGACTAGCTTTAGCGTTCGCGAAAAATTGCTGAGCTTCTATTTCAGTTTCTTCGAAGCCCTAAAATCCCATCGCTCCTATGCCCTGCTCATTTTAAAAGAGGTGCATATTGCCAATCCAAGGGGCATCACCGAACTAAAGGAAATCAAAAATGCCTTTAAGGAATGGGCCAAAGACCTAATCTCCGAAGGACAGCAAAAACATGAAATTGCCAGTCGCTCCAAGCTTAATGATGTTTACGATGACCTTTTCTGGTTGCAATTCCTTTTCCTGCTCGATTTTTGGCGCAAGGATCGCTCCCCTTCCTTTGAGAGCAGTGATGAGGCGATCGAAAAATCCGTAAACCTCTCCTTCGACCTGATCGAGAAAAATGCCCTGGACTCCGCCTTCGACTTTGGCAAATTCATCTTCCAAAACCGATGA
- a CDS encoding DASH family cryptochrome, whose product MRRIVVWFKNDLRLSDNPALYQACLDADEIIPFYCFDEAFQDQFPWGFPKIGDIRKRFIWESVADLQSALEAKSAPLQIHYGSTLKALQKLQADYPFEAIYCAQEYSAEEIEAQAALESFGFRLMRFEQYSLYKSEDLPFGIEAIPKVFTEFRKKIEKYASEISILPAPAQIICPPDLKPWSLIPLDEFLSTDLKPEPRAVLHFKGGSKAAWQRLRSYFWEGNHLQSYKETRNGLVGPNYSSKFSPWLATGSISPREIYGEIKRYEKERVQNQSTYWLYFELLWRDFFRFTAAKEGDRFFKIKRHPQLESNAQFESWRLGQCGQDFVDANMRELLNTGFMSNRGRQNVASYLVRDLKLPWYLGASWFESQLIDYDVCSNYGNWTYVAGIGNDPRQDRYFNLASQAERYDPDGLHRQHWLNP is encoded by the coding sequence ATGCGAAGAATAGTAGTTTGGTTCAAGAATGATCTGCGATTAAGCGATAATCCCGCCCTTTATCAGGCCTGTTTGGATGCGGATGAAATCATTCCCTTCTATTGCTTTGATGAAGCTTTTCAAGATCAATTCCCCTGGGGCTTCCCCAAAATCGGTGACATTCGCAAGCGCTTTATTTGGGAGTCGGTGGCCGATCTGCAATCTGCTCTGGAAGCTAAATCGGCCCCCTTGCAAATCCATTATGGCTCTACCTTAAAAGCCTTGCAAAAACTGCAGGCCGATTATCCTTTTGAGGCCATTTACTGCGCCCAGGAGTACAGCGCTGAAGAAATAGAAGCCCAAGCAGCATTGGAATCTTTTGGCTTTCGCCTGATGCGATTTGAACAATACTCCCTCTATAAGTCGGAAGATTTACCCTTCGGAATTGAGGCCATCCCCAAGGTCTTCACGGAGTTTCGAAAGAAGATCGAAAAGTATGCTTCAGAGATTTCGATCCTTCCGGCCCCAGCCCAAATCATTTGCCCCCCAGACCTAAAGCCTTGGTCCTTAATTCCGCTGGATGAATTTCTATCCACTGATTTAAAACCAGAGCCCCGAGCCGTACTCCATTTTAAGGGAGGTAGTAAGGCCGCTTGGCAAAGACTCCGTTCTTATTTCTGGGAAGGAAACCATCTTCAATCCTATAAAGAAACTCGCAATGGCTTAGTAGGCCCTAATTACAGTTCTAAGTTTTCGCCCTGGTTAGCCACCGGCAGTATTTCGCCTCGAGAGATTTATGGGGAAATCAAACGCTATGAAAAGGAAAGGGTTCAAAATCAATCGACCTATTGGCTCTATTTCGAATTGCTTTGGCGTGACTTCTTCCGCTTTACCGCGGCCAAGGAAGGTGATCGCTTTTTTAAGATTAAGCGTCATCCTCAATTGGAAAGCAATGCTCAATTTGAATCCTGGCGCCTGGGACAATGCGGGCAGGACTTTGTAGATGCTAATATGCGGGAATTGCTCAACACTGGATTTATGAGCAATCGCGGTCGGCAAAATGTGGCTTCCTATTTGGTGCGCGACCTTAAGCTACCCTGGTATTTAGGGGCCTCCTGGTTCGAGTCGCAATTGATTGATTACGATGTATGCAGCAATTATGGCAATTGGACCTATGTAGCCGGAATTGGCAATGATCCGCGCCAAGACCGCTACTTCAATCTGGCATCCCAAGCCGAGCGCTATGACCCGGATGGACTCCATCGCCAGCATTGGTTAAATCCCTAG
- a CDS encoding NAD(P)-dependent alcohol dehydrogenase, which produces MKAIICKRYGAPENLHFKELPQPNPKPGELLIRIKAGSVHIGDTRVRRADPFLVRLVFGLFRPKKNLVLGIEVSGIIEALGAEVGNFKVGDEVFALTGFGMGGYAEYITLPAIPKGNPEWKGLVNLKPSNLSFEEAAVMPAACLTVIQNFRKAKVEAGQSILINGASGSLGTYAIQIAKHLGLSVTAVCSAGNKDLVMRLGADAHIDYHSQDFLKTEERFDVVYDAVLKSSRKKCRAILKPQGVYLNNYGLPRTQIEDLEQVRAWAEAGILKPVMDRSYDWSEVIEGHRYVDQGHKKGNVSLIIAE; this is translated from the coding sequence ATGAAAGCCATTATCTGTAAGCGTTATGGAGCTCCTGAAAATCTGCATTTTAAGGAATTGCCCCAGCCCAATCCTAAGCCTGGTGAATTATTGATTCGGATAAAAGCCGGATCGGTGCATATTGGCGATACCCGAGTGCGCAGAGCCGATCCCTTTTTAGTGCGCTTGGTATTTGGATTGTTCAGGCCCAAGAAGAATTTGGTTTTGGGAATTGAAGTCAGTGGTATCATTGAAGCCCTTGGAGCGGAAGTCGGCAATTTTAAGGTAGGTGATGAAGTTTTTGCCTTAACCGGCTTTGGCATGGGCGGTTATGCGGAGTACATCACCTTGCCAGCCATTCCCAAAGGAAACCCCGAGTGGAAGGGCCTGGTGAATTTAAAGCCCAGCAATTTGAGTTTTGAGGAAGCCGCGGTAATGCCAGCCGCTTGTTTAACGGTGATTCAGAATTTCCGCAAAGCAAAAGTGGAGGCCGGGCAGAGCATATTGATCAATGGCGCTTCGGGCAGTTTGGGCACCTATGCTATTCAAATTGCCAAGCATTTGGGATTATCCGTAACTGCGGTTTGCAGTGCTGGCAATAAGGATTTGGTAATGCGCTTGGGCGCTGATGCACATATCGACTATCACAGTCAGGATTTCCTGAAAACCGAAGAGCGTTTTGATGTGGTTTACGATGCCGTTTTAAAATCCAGTCGAAAGAAATGTCGAGCGATATTAAAGCCACAGGGAGTCTACCTCAATAATTATGGCCTACCGCGCACTCAGATTGAAGATTTGGAACAAGTAAGAGCCTGGGCAGAAGCCGGAATCCTAAAGCCGGTTATGGATCGAAGCTATGATTGGTCAGAAGTGATAGAGGGGCATCGTTATGTAGATCAGGGTCATAAAAAGGGCAATGTTTCGCTGATCATTGCGGAATAA